Proteins from a genomic interval of Desulfofustis limnaeus:
- a CDS encoding acyl-CoA dehydrogenase family protein, whose protein sequence is MADRTLKGGEYLITEVACESVFTPEDFSDEQRQFAETTEQFVMNEIVPNMERIDQQEFGLVVEGMRKCGELGLLMMDTPEEYGGLDLDKASSMLVAEKISYGGSFSVAFAAHTGIGTLPLIYYGTPAQKEQYLGRIISGEWCAAYCLTEPGSGSDALGAQATAVLSEDGSHYLLNGTKQFITNGGFAQIYTVFAKVDKEHFTAFLVERDFPGLVVGTEEKKMGIKGSSTTQIILDNCKVPVENVLGEIGKGHKIAFNVLNVGRFKLGAAVTGAAKMALVTGIKYANERVQFKKKISSFGAIREKIADLTAAIYASESLVYRLAGLLDTKLATIDKGVENYYTEYLKGIEEYAPECGISKVFCSEVLAQTVDEVVQIFGGYGFVSDYPAERYYRDERINRIFEGTNEINRLLIPGMILRKAMKGELPIQAEAMKAFESLMTPSFEELDESIPFAAEKALLKNLKTLFLILAGAGVQKFMDKIADEQEILMAAADIAIQIFALESAVLRAEKAVPRFSERKRQLVKAAVKVFAFTASEAAGSAARKGAFYIEEGDTLTMILAGVRRFSKYDATGLLAAKRLLADAACDEEKYLFG, encoded by the coding sequence ATGGCTGATAGAACGTTGAAGGGTGGTGAATACCTGATTACCGAAGTCGCTTGCGAATCGGTGTTTACTCCGGAAGATTTCAGCGACGAGCAGAGGCAGTTTGCCGAAACCACCGAGCAGTTCGTCATGAACGAGATCGTCCCGAACATGGAGCGGATCGATCAGCAGGAATTCGGTCTGGTGGTGGAAGGAATGCGCAAGTGCGGCGAACTGGGTCTGCTGATGATGGATACGCCGGAAGAGTACGGCGGCCTCGATCTGGACAAGGCCTCGAGCATGCTGGTGGCGGAAAAGATCTCCTACGGCGGTTCGTTTTCCGTCGCCTTTGCCGCCCACACCGGCATCGGCACGCTGCCGCTCATTTATTACGGGACGCCGGCGCAGAAAGAACAATATCTGGGGCGTATCATCTCCGGTGAATGGTGTGCCGCCTATTGTCTGACCGAGCCCGGTTCAGGCAGCGATGCGCTCGGTGCCCAAGCCACCGCCGTGCTGTCCGAGGACGGCAGCCATTACCTCCTTAACGGCACCAAGCAATTTATCACCAACGGCGGGTTCGCCCAGATCTACACGGTTTTTGCCAAAGTCGATAAGGAGCACTTCACCGCGTTTCTGGTGGAGCGCGACTTCCCCGGTCTGGTGGTGGGCACCGAAGAGAAGAAGATGGGCATCAAGGGCAGCTCCACCACCCAGATCATTCTCGACAATTGCAAGGTCCCGGTGGAAAACGTGCTTGGCGAGATCGGCAAAGGCCATAAGATTGCCTTTAACGTACTCAACGTCGGCCGTTTCAAGCTTGGCGCCGCCGTGACCGGGGCCGCCAAGATGGCGCTGGTGACCGGTATCAAGTATGCCAACGAGCGCGTCCAGTTCAAGAAAAAGATCAGCAGTTTTGGAGCCATCCGGGAAAAGATCGCCGACCTCACGGCCGCCATCTATGCCTCCGAATCGCTGGTCTATCGGCTGGCCGGCCTGCTCGACACCAAACTGGCGACCATCGACAAGGGTGTCGAAAACTATTATACGGAATACCTCAAGGGAATCGAGGAATACGCTCCGGAATGCGGCATCTCCAAGGTGTTCTGCAGCGAGGTCCTGGCCCAGACGGTGGACGAGGTGGTCCAGATCTTCGGCGGCTACGGCTTTGTCAGCGATTACCCGGCCGAGCGCTATTACCGCGATGAGCGGATCAACCGGATCTTCGAGGGTACCAACGAGATCAACCGCCTGCTGATCCCCGGCATGATCCTGCGCAAGGCCATGAAAGGGGAGCTGCCCATTCAGGCTGAGGCGATGAAGGCCTTTGAATCGTTGATGACCCCCAGTTTCGAAGAACTCGACGAGTCGATTCCGTTTGCCGCCGAAAAAGCCCTGCTGAAAAACCTCAAGACCCTGTTCCTGATCCTGGCCGGTGCCGGCGTGCAGAAATTCATGGATAAGATTGCCGACGAGCAGGAAATCCTGATGGCTGCCGCCGACATTGCCATCCAGATCTTCGCGCTGGAGAGTGCAGTCCTACGAGCCGAAAAAGCAGTGCCCCGGTTCAGCGAACGCAAGCGGCAACTGGTCAAGGCGGCCGTCAAGGTGTTTGCCTTCACCGCATCGGAAGCGGCCGGCAGCGCTGCCCGCAAAGGAGCTTTCTATATCGAGGAAGGCGACACGTTGACCATGATCCTGGCCGGAGTCCGACGCTTCAGCAAGTACGACGCCACCGGTCTGCTGGCCGCCAAACGGTTGTTGGCCGACGCGGCCTGCGATGAGGAGAAGTATCTGTTCGGCTAA
- a CDS encoding AMP-dependent synthetase/ligase: MDFLSYQSVPAILKENAQRYAKRTAVSFKKQGVFLSLTFEEFYERVLLLARGLLKVGVKRGDPVCIFSENRLGWAISDFGIQSAGGIPVPIYATNTGKQAAYIINHCEAKIVFVSTKAQYEKLLEVRDEIPGVELVISYERFMGDRSFPVYTQYQLSEVGTLLSVEDTGQIEAIIEQITQDDLITIIYTSGTTGVPKGVMLTQYNVMSNAQIGLHHLGVLGDKETFLSFLPLSHVLERTAGYYATLLSGQHVAFAEDVKKVMENMVEVQPTWMVSVPRLFEKIYSRVHEGAHQLSPLRRSIFHRALKVGREYATKKYVNGQADSLLALQYRLFDRLVFRKIRDRFGGRLRGFICGGAPLDRTINEFMWAIGLPVYNGYGLTETSPALTLSNRDYIRFDSVGKALAQTELKLAEDGELLVKGPQVMQGYFKSKDKTVETFADGWLKTGDIARIDEEGFVYIVDRKKEIIVTAGGKNIAPQPIENELKLDKYISQAIVFGDRKPYLVALLTTNLERVIDWSREQDLDYLDIYELIKSTKVRHLFSERIAALNKGLPPYATIKDFALIPREFTIEGGELTPTLKLKRKEIYEKYKDMVDDMYLKKGNGLVFQTTSRDGEKK, translated from the coding sequence ATGGATTTCCTGTCATACCAGTCGGTTCCGGCAATTCTGAAGGAAAATGCACAGCGCTACGCGAAAAGAACGGCAGTGAGTTTCAAAAAGCAGGGGGTGTTCCTCTCGTTAACGTTCGAGGAATTCTACGAACGGGTGTTGTTGTTGGCCCGGGGGTTGCTTAAGGTCGGGGTGAAGCGAGGTGATCCGGTCTGCATCTTTTCCGAAAACCGTCTCGGGTGGGCCATCTCCGATTTCGGCATCCAGAGCGCCGGAGGCATCCCGGTCCCGATCTACGCCACGAACACCGGTAAGCAAGCGGCCTATATCATCAATCATTGTGAAGCAAAAATCGTTTTTGTCTCCACCAAAGCGCAGTATGAAAAGCTGCTGGAAGTCAGGGATGAGATCCCCGGTGTTGAGTTGGTGATCTCGTACGAGCGGTTCATGGGAGATCGCTCATTCCCGGTCTATACCCAGTATCAGCTCTCCGAGGTGGGAACCCTGTTGTCGGTCGAGGACACGGGGCAGATCGAGGCGATCATCGAGCAGATCACGCAGGACGACCTGATCACCATCATCTATACGTCAGGAACCACCGGTGTGCCGAAGGGGGTCATGCTCACCCAGTACAACGTCATGAGCAATGCCCAGATCGGTTTACATCACCTTGGCGTGCTCGGGGACAAGGAGACCTTTCTCAGCTTCTTGCCCCTCAGCCATGTCCTGGAGCGTACCGCCGGCTATTACGCGACTCTGTTGAGCGGTCAGCATGTGGCCTTTGCCGAGGATGTGAAGAAGGTCATGGAGAATATGGTCGAGGTGCAGCCCACCTGGATGGTGAGCGTGCCGCGGCTCTTTGAAAAGATCTACTCCCGGGTTCACGAGGGAGCGCACCAGCTCAGCCCATTGCGGCGGAGCATCTTTCACCGGGCTCTCAAGGTCGGTCGGGAGTATGCCACGAAAAAATACGTCAACGGCCAAGCCGACAGTCTGTTGGCCCTGCAGTATCGGCTCTTTGATCGGCTCGTCTTCAGGAAGATCAGGGACCGCTTCGGCGGCCGTTTGCGCGGTTTTATCTGCGGCGGGGCGCCGCTGGATAGGACGATCAATGAATTCATGTGGGCCATCGGCCTACCGGTGTACAACGGGTACGGTCTCACCGAGACCAGCCCGGCCTTGACCTTGAGCAATCGTGATTACATCCGCTTCGATTCGGTGGGCAAGGCGCTCGCCCAGACCGAACTGAAACTGGCCGAGGACGGCGAGCTGCTGGTGAAAGGGCCGCAGGTGATGCAGGGGTATTTCAAGAGCAAGGACAAGACAGTCGAGACCTTTGCCGACGGATGGCTCAAAACCGGGGATATCGCCAGGATCGACGAGGAAGGCTTCGTTTACATCGTGGACCGGAAAAAAGAGATCATCGTCACTGCCGGCGGCAAGAATATCGCTCCACAACCCATTGAAAACGAACTGAAGCTGGATAAGTACATCTCCCAGGCCATCGTTTTCGGCGATCGCAAGCCGTACCTGGTGGCCCTGTTGACCACCAATCTGGAGCGGGTGATCGATTGGAGTCGGGAGCAGGATCTTGATTACCTCGACATCTATGAACTGATCAAGAGTACCAAGGTGCGGCACCTGTTCAGCGAACGTATCGCCGCGCTGAACAAGGGCTTGCCACCCTACGCGACGATCAAGGACTTTGCCTTGATTCCGCGTGAATTCACCATTGAAGGAGGAGAGCTGACGCCGACCCTCAAACTCAAACGCAAGGAGATTTACGAGAAGTACAAGGATATGGTCGACGATATGTATCTGAAGAAAGGAAACGGTCTGGTATTCCAGACCACATCCAGAGACGGAGAGAAAAAATGA
- a CDS encoding 3-hydroxyacyl-CoA dehydrogenase/enoyl-CoA hydratase family protein, which produces MRQINRVAVLGAGVMGATIAAHLANAGLEVLMLDIVPRELNEQEASRGLTQESPEVRNRIARSGLDGLLKMKPAPFYLAEYAKQIDIGNLEDDLGKLTACDWVIEVVVENLAVKRSLFERIVPHLGARTVLTTNTSGLSVNEMAQVLPPDVRKRFLVTHFFNPPRYMRLMEIVAGTETDPQVVAELALFIERRLGKGVVYAKDTANFIANRIGVYAIYKGIAHMLEMGMTVEEVDAVAGPATARPKSAAFRTADLVGLDTLAHVGTNSHDALPDDEERAVFKLPDFMAAMIKKGLLGNKSGKGFYKKEKANGKRQLYYYDYTSGDYLPLQKPKFTSVQTAKQIDDPRRKVAVMVGGADKGAEYAWRSLRDTLIYAVNRIPEIADDVVNIDNAMKWGFNWELGPFEMLDAIGVAAFTKRAEKDGVAVPAVLREIVSFYRYDDGGRPEFYDLVAGAYRPLPQPEGQINLEILKRGGREVEKNAGASVVDLGDGVFCLEFHSKMNAISGDILGMVHKAIKRAEEEGVGLVIGNRGANFSVGANLMLLAVAMAEGAFEDVDMVLRSFQKATMAVKYAKVPVVAAPFGMTLGGGCEFCLHADAINASAETYMGLVEIGVGLLPAGGGTKEMCIRAAELAKRYETDAQPFIFKHFRQIAMAQVSMGAAELPAMGYMRPGDSITMNVDRLIGDAKQKVLSLAANYRPPRPAVDIAAPGRSVAASIKSQLWNMRMGNHITDYEETMGGIIADVICGGDINGGTLITEEYLLQLERENFLRLCTNKKTSERIQHMLKTGKPLRN; this is translated from the coding sequence ATGAGGCAGATCAATCGAGTAGCCGTACTCGGTGCCGGAGTCATGGGCGCCACCATCGCGGCCCACCTGGCCAACGCGGGGCTGGAGGTTTTGATGCTCGACATCGTTCCTCGCGAATTGAACGAGCAGGAAGCATCTCGCGGGTTGACCCAGGAAAGCCCGGAAGTGAGAAATCGGATTGCCCGGTCGGGCTTGGATGGGCTGCTGAAGATGAAGCCGGCACCGTTCTACCTGGCCGAATACGCGAAGCAGATCGACATAGGCAATCTTGAAGACGACCTGGGCAAGCTCACCGCCTGTGACTGGGTTATCGAGGTGGTGGTTGAAAACCTGGCCGTCAAACGAAGCTTGTTTGAACGGATTGTTCCCCACTTGGGAGCGCGGACGGTGCTGACCACCAACACCAGCGGCCTGTCGGTCAACGAGATGGCCCAAGTGTTGCCGCCGGATGTCAGAAAACGGTTCCTGGTTACCCATTTCTTCAATCCACCTCGCTATATGCGGCTGATGGAGATTGTCGCTGGTACCGAGACCGATCCGCAGGTGGTCGCCGAACTGGCTCTGTTCATCGAACGACGGCTGGGAAAAGGGGTTGTCTACGCCAAGGACACTGCCAACTTCATTGCCAACCGGATCGGTGTCTACGCCATCTACAAGGGGATTGCTCATATGCTGGAGATGGGCATGACCGTCGAGGAAGTGGATGCGGTCGCCGGACCAGCGACCGCCCGGCCGAAAAGCGCGGCCTTCCGCACCGCCGATCTGGTGGGACTCGATACCCTGGCCCATGTGGGTACCAACTCCCACGACGCGCTGCCCGACGACGAAGAGCGGGCGGTGTTCAAGCTGCCCGACTTCATGGCCGCCATGATCAAGAAGGGGCTGCTCGGCAACAAGAGCGGCAAGGGTTTCTACAAGAAAGAAAAAGCCAACGGTAAGCGGCAGCTCTATTACTACGATTATACGAGCGGCGACTATCTGCCGCTCCAGAAACCGAAGTTCACATCGGTCCAGACGGCCAAGCAGATCGACGATCCGCGGCGCAAGGTTGCCGTCATGGTCGGCGGGGCCGACAAGGGGGCCGAATATGCCTGGCGCAGCCTGCGGGACACGCTGATCTATGCCGTCAACCGGATCCCGGAAATCGCCGACGACGTGGTCAATATCGACAACGCCATGAAATGGGGGTTTAACTGGGAACTCGGCCCGTTTGAGATGCTCGACGCCATCGGCGTTGCGGCTTTTACCAAACGCGCCGAAAAGGACGGCGTGGCGGTGCCGGCGGTGCTGCGTGAAATCGTCTCTTTTTACCGCTACGACGATGGTGGCCGGCCGGAGTTCTATGATTTGGTGGCCGGTGCCTATCGGCCGTTGCCGCAGCCTGAGGGACAGATCAACCTGGAGATCCTCAAGCGGGGCGGCCGTGAAGTGGAGAAAAACGCCGGCGCCTCGGTGGTCGATCTCGGTGATGGCGTCTTCTGCCTGGAGTTCCACTCCAAGATGAATGCCATCAGCGGTGATATCCTGGGGATGGTTCACAAGGCGATCAAGCGGGCTGAAGAAGAGGGCGTGGGGCTGGTCATCGGCAACCGCGGCGCCAATTTCTCGGTCGGTGCCAACCTGATGCTGCTGGCGGTGGCCATGGCCGAAGGTGCCTTCGAAGATGTCGACATGGTGCTGCGCTCCTTCCAGAAGGCGACCATGGCCGTCAAATATGCCAAGGTTCCGGTGGTGGCGGCTCCATTCGGCATGACCCTGGGCGGTGGCTGCGAATTCTGCCTGCATGCCGATGCCATCAACGCCTCGGCGGAAACGTACATGGGCCTGGTGGAGATCGGCGTTGGCCTGCTCCCCGCCGGCGGCGGCACCAAGGAGATGTGCATTCGGGCGGCGGAGTTGGCCAAGCGCTACGAGACCGATGCGCAGCCTTTTATATTCAAGCATTTCAGACAGATAGCCATGGCCCAGGTGTCGATGGGAGCGGCCGAGTTGCCGGCTATGGGCTACATGCGGCCGGGCGACTCGATTACCATGAATGTCGATCGTTTGATCGGCGACGCCAAGCAGAAGGTCCTCTCGCTTGCGGCCAACTATCGGCCGCCGCGGCCGGCGGTCGATATTGCTGCGCCGGGACGCAGCGTCGCCGCCAGCATCAAGAGCCAACTGTGGAATATGCGGATGGGCAACCATATAACCGACTATGAGGAGACCATGGGCGGCATCATCGCCGATGTCATCTGCGGCGGCGATATCAATGGGGGGACGCTGATTACCGAGGAATACCTGCTCCAGCTTGAACGTGAGAACTTCCTCAGGCTTTGCACCAACAAGAAGACGTCGGAGCGGATTCAGCATATGCTCAAGACCGGCAAGCCGTTGCGTAATTGA
- a CDS encoding thiolase family protein codes for MKTAYILASYRTPGCRANKGKFKDVRPDDLAATAIKGLVERTGIDPATVDDVYLGCAFPEAEQGMNLGRMAGLKAGLPIEVPGQTINRFCSSGLQTIAMAAERVMLGLADCIVAGGAESMSCVPLGGLKYSANPSLVKDWPEAYSSMGITAELVAERYGIDRAAMDAFAVDSHARAAAAIEAGRFTDEIIPVTVEKTQLVKGKVKRTTEQVVVDDGVRPATTMETLGKLRPAFKLGGLVTAGNSSQMTDGAAFSLVVSEDYLKRIGGNPFARFIAYAVRGVAPEVMGIGPIAAIPAVFKMADMKLADIGLIELNEAFAAQALAVIKELGLDRSMVNVNGGAIALGHPLGCTGAKITATLLHEMGRRQARYGLVSMCIGGGMGAAGLFEKL; via the coding sequence ATGAAAACAGCCTATATTCTGGCCAGCTACCGGACCCCAGGCTGCCGAGCGAACAAGGGGAAATTCAAGGATGTGCGCCCTGACGATTTAGCGGCGACGGCGATCAAGGGGTTGGTCGAGCGAACCGGTATCGATCCGGCCACCGTCGACGATGTCTATCTCGGTTGCGCCTTTCCCGAAGCCGAACAGGGCATGAATCTGGGAAGAATGGCCGGTCTGAAGGCCGGCCTGCCCATCGAGGTCCCCGGACAGACCATCAACCGTTTCTGCTCCTCCGGCCTGCAGACCATCGCCATGGCGGCGGAGCGGGTCATGCTCGGCCTGGCCGATTGCATCGTCGCCGGCGGCGCCGAATCCATGTCCTGCGTACCGCTGGGCGGCTTGAAATACAGTGCCAACCCGTCGCTGGTCAAGGATTGGCCGGAGGCTTACTCGTCCATGGGCATCACCGCCGAACTGGTGGCCGAACGCTACGGCATAGATCGGGCGGCCATGGATGCCTTCGCCGTCGACAGTCACGCCCGGGCCGCTGCGGCCATCGAGGCCGGCCGGTTCACCGATGAGATCATCCCGGTGACGGTTGAAAAGACGCAACTGGTCAAGGGAAAGGTCAAGCGCACTACCGAACAGGTGGTGGTTGACGATGGGGTGCGGCCCGCCACCACGATGGAGACACTCGGTAAACTGCGGCCCGCCTTCAAGCTCGGCGGGTTGGTCACGGCCGGCAATTCGTCGCAGATGACCGATGGCGCGGCTTTCTCGCTGGTGGTTTCGGAAGACTACCTGAAACGTATCGGCGGCAACCCGTTTGCCCGCTTCATTGCCTATGCCGTTCGCGGGGTGGCGCCGGAAGTGATGGGCATCGGCCCCATCGCGGCGATACCGGCGGTATTTAAGATGGCCGACATGAAGCTGGCCGACATCGGCCTGATTGAACTCAACGAGGCCTTTGCCGCCCAGGCACTGGCGGTGATCAAGGAGTTGGGGCTCGATCGCTCGATGGTAAACGTCAACGGCGGCGCCATTGCGCTGGGTCATCCGCTCGGCTGCACCGGAGCCAAGATTACTGCCACCCTGCTCCATGAGATGGGGCGTCGTCAGGCGCGCTACGGGTTGGTATCGATGTGTATCGGCGGTGGCATGGGTGCCGCCGGGCTTTTTGAAAAACTCTAA
- a CDS encoding MBL fold metallo-hydrolase, with protein sequence MVGPVHCYSSVRDGELILFDTGPPTDTGRAFLQRTLDLTQLRHVLVTHCHIDHYGQSAWLVANTDAELYLPYRDVLKIRHHQERMQLMYELLTGLGFGSQYLNQLRRVFDRGVLFPPFPERYRVAETELPTRLGITALPCPGHSQSDLVYHGDDWAITGDTMLRGIFQSPLLDIDTETGVRFNNYRAYCSSIVNLAGLRDKRILPGHRMFIDRVDDTLCFYLSKLLQRVHQVRPHLGRSTVAEVIDRVFVDMKDPFHVFLKASEILFMKDLLEDPQPLREALEQTGLFARVEEAYHQVAVR encoded by the coding sequence ATGGTCGGGCCCGTCCACTGCTACAGCAGTGTCCGCGACGGTGAACTGATCCTCTTCGATACTGGTCCGCCGACCGACACCGGCCGCGCCTTCCTGCAGCGGACGCTTGACCTGACCCAGCTGCGCCACGTGCTTGTCACCCATTGCCATATCGATCATTACGGTCAATCCGCCTGGCTGGTTGCCAACACCGACGCAGAACTCTATCTGCCGTACCGGGACGTGCTGAAGATCAGACACCACCAGGAACGGATGCAGCTGATGTATGAATTGCTCACCGGGCTGGGTTTCGGATCGCAGTATCTCAATCAGCTCCGCCGGGTTTTTGATCGGGGCGTCCTGTTCCCGCCGTTTCCCGAGCGTTACCGGGTTGCCGAGACGGAGCTGCCGACTCGTCTCGGCATCACGGCGCTGCCGTGCCCCGGTCATTCGCAGAGTGATCTCGTCTACCACGGTGATGACTGGGCAATCACCGGGGATACCATGCTGCGCGGTATCTTCCAATCGCCACTGCTCGATATCGACACCGAGACCGGCGTCCGATTCAATAACTATCGTGCCTATTGCTCCAGTATCGTGAACCTGGCCGGGCTCCGGGACAAGCGGATTCTGCCCGGACACCGAATGTTCATCGACCGTGTCGATGACACGCTCTGTTTTTATCTGTCCAAGCTGCTTCAGCGGGTACATCAGGTGCGGCCTCACCTTGGTCGGAGCACGGTAGCCGAGGTGATCGACCGGGTCTTTGTCGACATGAAGGACCCGTTTCATGTCTTCTTGAAGGCTTCGGAAATCCTGTTCATGAAAGATCTTCTCGAGGACCCGCAACCGTTGCGCGAGGCACTCGAACAGACCGGGTTGTTTGCCCGGGTGGAAGAAGCGTACCACCAGGTCGCCGTCCGCTGA
- a CDS encoding methyl-accepting chemotaxis protein, whose amino-acid sequence MLSRFTTVRFTTKLFVSMIALVAVSILITSGNAIRMSKNGLYALGEGAVEDIHQALYNSLLALDDKTRQKLQGDLLILEKELRLTGGLLLDDTVMEEETLVNQETQETVTMEIPKFQAGIQYMNHKYEIVDRVEEITGSTATIFQLVEDKLLRISTTVKMENGERAEGTYIPSTSPVYQAIVNGESFVGKAFVVNDWYLTAYKPVRDLEDKIIGAIYVGQLMLSDQVHKLVSETRIGPGYFFIYNDAGSLLIHPTLTPQDNVYELFPIFKDHPDGFMEYLHEGEEKVTYKKYLDEWGVYLCVGIDRAEIVAGLDVQMLRNNLLVGLAVIAAGILLTFVLVRSINRPLKELAEKAVKVGDGDYTIAFSSPVDDAIGQLTNSLGVMVAKGKEMMRDIVNSSQSLSASSTELATISDQMVSNAESTTDIADQASVNAQEVTTNMESVSAAMEQSAVNLDMIASASEEMGTTIKEIAENSARARQTTEEAVANTKRSHQTIVELGEAARAIGSITETITEISEQTNLLALNATIEAARAGEAGKGFAVVANEIKELAKQTAEATGRIKQAISGIQDKTTDTVKDIEDITSVINSVNDIVNGIVTAVEEQSITTNEIVNNVSQASQGISEINENVANSNRMTQQMNEAVGQVKERSVEVRQSSQHVRTSADELSRLSETLNELVAKYKI is encoded by the coding sequence ATGCTGTCTCGATTTACCACTGTCCGGTTTACCACGAAACTGTTCGTCTCGATGATCGCGCTGGTTGCCGTTTCCATTCTGATTACCTCCGGCAACGCGATCAGGATGTCGAAAAACGGCCTCTATGCTCTGGGAGAAGGGGCGGTGGAGGATATCCATCAGGCCCTGTACAATTCCCTTCTCGCTCTGGACGATAAAACGCGGCAGAAACTCCAGGGGGATCTGCTGATCCTGGAAAAGGAGCTGCGGTTGACCGGGGGGTTGCTCCTCGATGATACCGTCATGGAAGAGGAGACCTTGGTTAACCAGGAGACCCAGGAAACAGTGACTATGGAGATACCCAAGTTCCAGGCCGGTATCCAATATATGAACCACAAGTATGAGATTGTCGATCGAGTGGAAGAAATCACCGGGTCGACCGCCACCATCTTCCAGCTGGTGGAGGACAAGCTGTTGCGCATCTCGACGACGGTGAAAATGGAAAACGGCGAGCGCGCCGAGGGCACTTATATCCCGTCCACCAGCCCGGTCTATCAGGCCATTGTCAACGGCGAAAGCTTTGTCGGTAAGGCGTTTGTGGTCAACGACTGGTATCTGACCGCCTATAAACCGGTACGCGATCTGGAGGACAAGATCATCGGCGCCATCTATGTCGGACAACTGATGCTCTCCGATCAGGTGCACAAGCTGGTGTCAGAGACTCGGATCGGTCCCGGTTACTTTTTTATCTATAACGATGCGGGGTCGTTGCTCATTCATCCGACCCTGACGCCGCAGGATAATGTCTATGAGCTTTTTCCCATCTTCAAAGATCACCCGGATGGGTTCATGGAATATCTCCACGAAGGAGAGGAGAAGGTTACCTACAAGAAGTACCTGGACGAGTGGGGCGTCTATCTCTGCGTCGGTATCGATCGGGCCGAAATCGTCGCCGGACTCGATGTGCAGATGCTACGCAACAACCTGCTGGTCGGCTTGGCGGTGATCGCGGCCGGTATCCTTCTCACCTTCGTCCTGGTTCGCTCCATCAACAGGCCGCTAAAAGAGTTGGCGGAAAAAGCGGTGAAAGTGGGGGACGGTGACTATACCATCGCCTTTTCTTCCCCCGTGGATGATGCCATTGGCCAGCTGACCAACTCGCTTGGCGTGATGGTGGCAAAGGGCAAGGAGATGATGCGTGATATCGTCAACTCGTCCCAGTCCTTGTCGGCCTCATCCACCGAGTTGGCCACCATCTCCGACCAGATGGTGAGCAATGCCGAGTCGACCACCGACATCGCCGACCAGGCCTCGGTGAACGCCCAGGAGGTGACCACCAACATGGAGTCGGTATCGGCGGCCATGGAGCAGTCGGCGGTGAATCTGGATATGATCGCTTCGGCGTCCGAGGAGATGGGCACCACCATTAAAGAGATTGCGGAGAACAGCGCCCGGGCCCGGCAGACCACCGAAGAGGCGGTGGCCAACACCAAACGCTCGCACCAGACCATCGTAGAGCTTGGCGAAGCGGCTCGGGCCATCGGCTCGATTACCGAGACCATCACCGAAATCTCGGAACAGACCAACCTGTTGGCTCTCAACGCCACCATCGAAGCGGCCCGGGCCGGTGAGGCCGGCAAAGGCTTTGCCGTCGTGGCCAACGAGATCAAGGAACTGGCCAAGCAGACGGCGGAAGCAACGGGTCGGATCAAGCAGGCCATCAGCGGCATTCAGGACAAAACCACGGACACGGTCAAGGATATCGAGGACATCACCAGCGTCATCAATTCGGTCAACGATATCGTCAACGGTATCGTGACCGCGGTCGAGGAGCAGTCGATCACCACCAACGAGATCGTCAACAACGTCAGCCAGGCCTCGCAGGGGATCTCGGAGATCAACGAGAATGTGGCCAACAGCAACCGGATGACGCAGCAGATGAACGAGGCGGTGGGGCAGGTTAAGGAACGCTCGGTGGAAGTGCGGCAGAGCAGCCAGCATGTCCGCACCTCAGCCGACGAGCTGTCGCGGCTTTCCGAGACCCTCAACGAACTGGTGGCGAAATACAAGATATAG